From Salinirubrum litoreum, one genomic window encodes:
- a CDS encoding ABC transporter ATP-binding protein, translating into MTNRSPVDGAAGLRDDQTPLAIETRGLTKRFGDHVAVDGLDLSIPRGSVYGFLGPNGAGKTTTMRMLTTLLPPSAGTATIAGTPLSERATVTRSLGYLPETPPLYDELTGREQLSYVAFLHDLPDAVATERIESLLTRLDLREDADRPLSTYSKGMRQKVGLIQAVLHEPAVLFLDEPTSGLDPRAARTVLDVIEDLVDEETTVFLSTHILSVVDELADTIGVLHEGRLVAEGSPGDLTRRAETGEERTLEQAFLEVTADHATAATTGDSP; encoded by the coding sequence ATGACGAACAGGTCTCCGGTGGACGGTGCGGCTGGACTGCGTGACGACCAGACTCCACTGGCCATCGAGACCCGTGGGTTGACGAAGCGGTTCGGCGACCACGTGGCCGTCGACGGCCTCGACCTCTCGATCCCACGGGGGAGCGTCTACGGCTTCCTCGGGCCGAACGGGGCCGGGAAGACGACGACGATGCGGATGCTGACGACGCTGTTGCCGCCTTCCGCCGGGACGGCGACGATCGCGGGGACGCCGCTGTCCGAGCGTGCGACGGTGACGCGCTCGCTCGGTTACCTCCCCGAGACGCCGCCGCTGTACGACGAACTCACCGGTCGCGAACAACTGTCCTACGTCGCGTTCTTGCACGACCTACCCGACGCGGTCGCCACGGAGCGCATCGAGTCGCTCCTGACACGACTCGACCTGCGTGAGGACGCGGACCGGCCGCTCTCGACGTACTCCAAGGGGATGCGCCAGAAGGTCGGACTCATCCAGGCGGTCCTCCACGAACCTGCCGTGCTGTTTCTCGACGAACCGACCAGCGGACTCGACCCGCGTGCTGCCCGGACGGTGCTCGACGTGATCGAGGACCTCGTCGACGAGGAGACGACCGTCTTCCTCTCGACACACATCCTGTCGGTCGTCGACGAACTCGCCGACACCATCGGGGTCCTCCACGAGGGACGACTGGTCGCCGAAGGGTCGCCGGGCGACCTCACACGCCGTGCCGAGACGGGCGAAGAACGGACCCTCGAACAGGCGTTCCTCGAGGTGACCGCCGACCACGCCACGGCAGCGACGACCGGGGACAGCCCATGA